In Picosynechococcus sp. PCC 7002, the following are encoded in one genomic region:
- the dprA gene encoding DNA-processing protein DprA: MEQHYWVAWSQIKGVGPSRLKKIWHCFGSMERAWQASGQELGAVDGLGDKLIRLILAGRSPLNPERIYHEHLEKNPQFWTPADSEYPKLLLEIPSPPPLLYYQGQVKLLENQGQIPAIAMVGTRHPSEHGKRWTARISQALAQVGFSIVSGMAQGVDGVAHSACLKTGGRTIAVLGTGIDQIYPASHRNLYNEILAQGLILSEYPAGTRPDRSHFPARNRIIAGLTRATLVMEAPSRSGSLITAHYAMDFNREVYALPNSPEQQAATGCLDLIRRGAGMILGETQLIEELGGLPQLDAASPQLSLSFPEPAVEPTPQPSTDFRQISPELLPLWQAIAPEPTAFDLIVVQSGMGADQVSATLLQWELEGFITQLPGMRYRRL, from the coding sequence ATGGAACAGCATTACTGGGTGGCCTGGTCACAAATCAAGGGGGTCGGCCCAAGTCGCCTCAAAAAAATTTGGCACTGTTTCGGCTCCATGGAACGAGCTTGGCAGGCTTCTGGCCAGGAACTGGGGGCAGTCGATGGCCTAGGGGATAAGTTGATTCGCCTAATTTTGGCTGGGCGATCACCCCTGAATCCAGAGCGTATTTACCATGAGCACCTTGAGAAAAATCCGCAATTTTGGACGCCAGCAGATTCAGAGTACCCAAAGTTATTGTTAGAAATTCCCAGTCCGCCACCGTTGCTCTATTACCAAGGCCAAGTCAAGCTGTTAGAAAATCAAGGCCAAATTCCGGCGATCGCCATGGTGGGCACCCGGCATCCTTCGGAGCATGGTAAACGTTGGACAGCGCGCATTAGCCAGGCCCTCGCCCAGGTGGGCTTTTCGATTGTGTCGGGTATGGCCCAAGGCGTTGATGGTGTTGCCCACAGCGCCTGCCTCAAAACGGGGGGACGCACCATTGCCGTTCTAGGAACTGGCATTGATCAAATCTATCCCGCGAGCCACCGCAATTTATACAACGAGATCCTGGCCCAGGGCTTAATTTTGAGTGAATATCCGGCGGGGACGCGACCAGACCGGAGCCATTTCCCGGCCCGAAACCGGATTATTGCCGGGTTAACCAGGGCGACCCTGGTCATGGAAGCCCCCAGCCGTTCGGGTTCCCTCATTACGGCCCACTACGCGATGGATTTTAACCGTGAGGTTTATGCCCTGCCCAATTCCCCCGAACAGCAAGCGGCCACGGGGTGTTTGGACTTGATTCGGCGGGGAGCAGGCATGATTTTAGGGGAGACACAACTGATCGAGGAGTTGGGCGGACTGCCCCAGTTGGATGCAGCTTCCCCCCAGCTTAGTTTGTCATTCCCAGAGCCAGCGGTTGAGCCGACCCCGCAGCCCAGCACAGATTTTCGGCAAATTTCCCCAGAGTTACTTCCCCTCTGGCAGGCGATCGCCCCTGAACCCACGGCCTTTGATTTGATCGTTGTCCAGTCTGGCATGGGGGCAGATCAGGTTTCGGCGACCCTATTGCAATGGGAACTCGAAGGATTCATTACCCAACTGCCAGGGATGCGGTACCGTCGCCTTTAG
- a CDS encoding biliverdin-producing heme oxygenase, whose product MVANLATMLREGTKTSHTMAENVGFVKCFLKGVVEKKSYRKLVADLYYVYSAMEEEMERLKDHPVVSQIYFPELNRKQSLETDLRYYFGPNWQAEAKITPAGQAYVDRIHEVAQTAPELLVSHSYTRYLGDLSGGQILKKIAQNAMNLDGEGTAFYEFENISDEKAFKDKYRAAMNSLDVPEETAEQIVQEANDAFGMNMNMFKELEGNLVKAIGVMLFNTLTRRRTKGSTDADLSPASN is encoded by the coding sequence ATGGTCGCTAACCTAGCAACAATGTTGAGAGAGGGAACGAAAACTTCCCACACGATGGCGGAAAACGTTGGCTTCGTGAAATGCTTCCTGAAGGGAGTCGTGGAGAAAAAATCCTACCGGAAGCTTGTGGCAGACCTTTACTATGTTTACTCAGCGATGGAAGAGGAGATGGAGCGCCTCAAGGATCATCCCGTCGTCTCCCAAATTTATTTCCCTGAGTTAAACCGTAAACAAAGTCTCGAAACGGATCTACGCTATTATTTTGGCCCCAATTGGCAAGCCGAAGCAAAAATTACTCCCGCTGGTCAGGCTTATGTGGATCGCATCCATGAAGTGGCCCAGACCGCACCGGAACTCTTAGTCAGCCATTCCTACACCCGCTACCTGGGCGATCTCTCTGGGGGACAAATCCTCAAGAAAATTGCCCAAAATGCGATGAACCTCGACGGCGAAGGGACGGCCTTCTATGAGTTTGAGAATATCTCTGATGAAAAGGCCTTTAAAGACAAGTACCGGGCGGCAATGAACAGCTTGGATGTGCCGGAAGAAACGGCAGAGCAAATTGTCCAGGAAGCCAATGATGCCTTTGGCATGAATATGAATATGTTCAAGGAGCTAGAAGGAAACCTCGTTAAGGCCATCGGTGTGATGCTTTTCAATACCTTGACCCGTCGCCGCACCAAGGGCAGCACCGACGCTGATCTATCTCCGGCGAGCAACTAA
- a CDS encoding flotillin family protein: MKFWFTLLQSLPELSTMDVELLDSKIDAQALRLDPHPTSPASATLTPAQLPVSGALIFPGIIVTLIVLFLMSIWAYTRVYVITPNNEAFVRTGGVIRKKKTVILNGGCIVLPGFHELTRVPLREISIDVERTGNLAVRTQDYLRANMRVTFYVCINANEEDVLVAAARLSKQGRISEADIKEALEKRADDAIRAAAKRKSIAEIDSDKLGFADEVLNLIQQDLKKVGLTLNNIAISEIEESDTYDENNFFDAQGVRLRTETIQKSIKQKLDVELTVLKEKRELELNTKVEIEEQELAAEQKSLKLAKAKEEAKLNQAKEIEFLKAQQAQEIQASQDQELAKIERNRILQEKAVEEEKIQQKLSIQQNQIAADISLEQQNKALKIAMAEAEEEAKIAQQQAAIAIANKEKERLAAEAERTRAEEAVATSKAVEQANREQRLAIIDAEKEADQKRIADQNVVEIDVFRRRRQAEIARQAAELEAESIRTLADANRYQALAEAQGKQALIEAENALSNANRTAELMKLFLPTLADQLPDIMKSLAPQPGVLGDAKVFAFPGTNGDGAGLGEINKLLLSTSGLSLVNGLLEDGKLGTLLAQVKGLLQDNDADTSNNEVLQNVETLLAELKEKKTTTTSSETSPLPTTFVPLPKEAKDSEGA; encoded by the coding sequence ATGAAGTTTTGGTTTACCCTGCTCCAATCTCTGCCTGAACTGAGCACCATGGATGTAGAGTTACTCGATTCCAAAATCGACGCCCAGGCACTGCGGCTTGATCCGCATCCCACCTCCCCGGCCTCGGCCACCCTGACCCCCGCCCAACTCCCTGTTAGTGGCGCGTTGATCTTTCCAGGCATTATCGTCACCCTGATTGTGCTCTTTTTGATGAGCATTTGGGCCTACACCAGGGTCTATGTCATTACCCCCAACAACGAAGCCTTTGTCCGTACCGGGGGCGTGATTCGCAAAAAGAAAACGGTCATTCTCAACGGAGGTTGCATTGTTTTACCGGGATTCCACGAGTTAACTCGCGTACCGCTGCGAGAAATTTCCATCGATGTCGAACGTACCGGAAACCTCGCTGTCCGCACCCAAGATTACCTGCGGGCAAATATGCGGGTCACATTTTACGTTTGTATCAATGCCAATGAAGAAGATGTTTTAGTCGCCGCCGCCCGGTTATCCAAGCAGGGGCGCATTTCCGAAGCAGATATCAAAGAAGCCCTGGAGAAACGAGCCGATGACGCGATTCGGGCCGCCGCTAAACGCAAAAGCATTGCCGAAATTGATTCTGACAAACTGGGATTTGCTGACGAGGTTTTGAATCTAATTCAGCAGGATCTCAAGAAAGTAGGTTTGACTCTCAACAATATTGCCATTTCTGAAATCGAAGAAAGCGACACCTACGATGAAAATAATTTCTTCGATGCCCAAGGCGTCCGCCTCCGCACGGAAACAATCCAAAAATCCATTAAACAAAAACTCGATGTTGAGCTAACGGTGCTGAAGGAAAAGCGGGAGCTAGAACTCAACACCAAGGTAGAAATCGAAGAACAGGAACTCGCCGCCGAACAAAAATCCCTGAAGCTGGCTAAGGCGAAGGAAGAAGCCAAGCTCAATCAAGCGAAGGAAATTGAATTCCTCAAGGCACAACAGGCCCAGGAAATTCAGGCATCCCAGGATCAAGAATTAGCCAAGATTGAACGCAATCGCATTCTTCAGGAAAAGGCCGTCGAAGAGGAGAAAATTCAACAGAAACTTTCGATTCAGCAAAATCAAATTGCCGCCGATATTTCCCTCGAACAGCAAAATAAAGCCCTCAAAATTGCCATGGCGGAGGCGGAAGAGGAAGCAAAAATCGCCCAACAGCAGGCGGCGATCGCCATTGCCAATAAAGAAAAAGAACGCCTCGCCGCCGAGGCCGAACGCACCCGGGCCGAAGAAGCTGTGGCCACCTCCAAGGCCGTCGAACAGGCCAACCGGGAACAACGCCTGGCGATCATTGATGCTGAAAAAGAAGCCGATCAAAAACGCATCGCTGACCAAAACGTGGTGGAAATCGATGTGTTCCGGCGGCGGCGTCAAGCAGAAATTGCCCGTCAAGCGGCGGAACTAGAGGCCGAATCGATCCGCACCCTGGCCGATGCCAACCGCTACCAAGCCCTCGCCGAGGCCCAGGGGAAACAGGCTCTAATCGAAGCAGAAAATGCCCTGAGCAATGCCAACCGCACTGCGGAATTGATGAAGCTCTTTTTACCGACCCTCGCCGACCAACTGCCAGACATTATGAAATCCCTCGCTCCCCAACCCGGCGTCCTGGGCGATGCAAAAGTATTTGCCTTTCCGGGCACCAATGGCGATGGGGCTGGCCTGGGGGAGATTAATAAATTGTTGCTCTCGACGAGCGGTTTGTCGTTGGTCAATGGTCTTTTAGAAGACGGTAAATTGGGGACGCTGTTGGCCCAGGTGAAAGGCTTGTTGCAGGATAACGATGCAGACACCAGCAATAACGAGGTGTTGCAAAATGTGGAAACTCTCCTGGCTGAGTTAAAAGAGAAAAAGACAACGACAACATCCTCTGAAACCTCGCCGCTACCCACTACTTTTGTCCCGCTGCCCAAGGAGGCAAAAGATTCTGAAGGGGCATAA
- a CDS encoding chaperone DnaJ domain-containing protein, with protein MTTDTTTLLCQYCAGQGFIIERDCGGQAQYEMTCPLCGGTGELTPEVDIDSTDQSESKNLRTLGQS; from the coding sequence ATGACAACTGATACCACAACTCTTTTGTGCCAATATTGTGCGGGTCAAGGTTTTATTATCGAGCGCGATTGTGGTGGCCAAGCCCAATACGAAATGACCTGTCCCCTGTGTGGCGGCACTGGAGAACTTACCCCAGAGGTAGACATTGACTCCACAGACCAAAGTGAATCTAAAAACTTAAGGACACTAGGTCAGTCCTAA
- the carA gene encoding glutamine-hydrolyzing carbamoyl-phosphate synthase small subunit produces MSLVKAKPALLVLADGTTYHGRSFGATGTTFGEVVFNTGMTGYQEVLTDPSYRGQIVTFTYPELGNTGVTPEDEESSRPQVKGAIARNIAPRPSNWRSTQALPDYLKEHQVVGIYGIDTRDLTRRLRVSGAMNGAISTEILDPEELLRQLQDVPSMEGQNLVKDVTTASVYEWTEITDRHWEFSSSATEAQELTVVAIDFGVKRNILRRLASYGCRVIVVPADTPAEKILAYNPDGIFLSNGPGDPAAVTEGIATVKDILKAEKPTFGICMGHQILGLSLGAETFKLKFGHRGLNQPAGLKQKQIEITSQNHGFAIAEASLAEDVAITHLNLNDRTVAGLEHKTLPFFSVQYHPEASPGPHDADYLFEKFVRSMKAHKNA; encoded by the coding sequence ATGTCTCTTGTGAAAGCAAAACCCGCCCTCCTTGTTTTAGCCGATGGCACCACTTACCACGGACGGTCATTTGGCGCGACAGGTACCACCTTTGGGGAAGTCGTTTTTAATACAGGCATGACGGGCTACCAAGAAGTCCTCACCGATCCCAGTTACCGTGGTCAGATTGTGACTTTTACCTATCCGGAGCTGGGCAATACTGGCGTAACTCCTGAAGACGAAGAATCCAGCCGTCCCCAAGTAAAAGGGGCGATCGCCCGGAACATTGCTCCCCGACCGAGCAACTGGCGTTCTACCCAGGCCCTACCCGATTATCTCAAAGAGCACCAAGTTGTGGGCATCTATGGCATTGATACGCGGGATCTAACCCGTCGCCTGCGGGTATCTGGGGCGATGAATGGCGCGATCTCTACAGAAATCCTCGACCCCGAAGAACTTCTCCGCCAACTCCAAGACGTCCCCTCCATGGAAGGCCAAAACCTCGTCAAGGATGTCACCACCGCTAGCGTTTATGAATGGACGGAAATTACCGATCGCCATTGGGAATTTAGCAGTAGCGCAACTGAAGCCCAGGAACTCACCGTCGTTGCCATTGACTTTGGTGTGAAACGCAATATTCTGCGCCGTTTGGCGAGTTATGGCTGCCGGGTAATCGTTGTTCCCGCCGACACCCCCGCCGAAAAAATCCTTGCCTATAATCCCGATGGCATTTTCCTTTCCAATGGCCCTGGGGATCCAGCCGCCGTCACCGAAGGCATCGCCACGGTTAAAGATATTCTTAAGGCTGAAAAACCCACCTTCGGCATTTGCATGGGGCACCAAATTCTGGGGCTTTCATTGGGGGCTGAAACTTTTAAACTCAAATTTGGCCACCGGGGTCTCAACCAACCCGCTGGTCTCAAGCAAAAGCAAATTGAAATTACCAGCCAAAACCATGGGTTTGCGATCGCCGAAGCCTCCCTCGCCGAAGATGTTGCCATTACCCACCTCAACCTCAATGACCGCACTGTCGCTGGCTTAGAACATAAAACCTTGCCTTTCTTCTCGGTGCAGTATCACCCTGAAGCGAGCCCCGGCCCCCACGATGCTGACTACCTCTTTGAAAAATTTGTGCGTTCCATGAAAGCCCACAAAAATGCCTAA
- a CDS encoding Fe(3+) ABC transporter substrate-binding protein, giving the protein MKSRSLSLCGLFLGLAIATGCTPATNNNGATDTTTDPGAPSSEATGEINLYSSRHYDSDAELYEAFSEATGIEVNLIEGSDDELLERIRTEGENSPADVLITVDVARLWRAQQDGLLQPTESEVLTSAIPENLRSSDNTWFGLTKRARIIVYNTETVDPAELSTYEDLADPKWEGRVCVRSSSNTYNQSLVAAKIVEKGAEATEEWVQGLVANFAREPEGNDTAQIQAVASGVCDVALVNSYYVARLRASEDPQDQEIVANIGAFFPNQNEGEGGTHINISGAGIIANAPNVEAAQEFLEFMVTPEAQEIFANNNNEYPVVDTVAPNDVVAQFGDWTASDLPLESFGEQNAEAVMLMDRAGWK; this is encoded by the coding sequence ATGAAATCCCGTTCCCTGTCCCTCTGCGGACTTTTTCTTGGCTTGGCGATCGCCACCGGTTGCACCCCAGCTACCAATAACAATGGTGCCACCGATACAACCACTGATCCTGGTGCTCCCTCCAGTGAAGCAACCGGCGAAATTAACCTTTATTCTTCGCGGCACTACGACAGCGACGCAGAATTATACGAAGCATTTTCCGAAGCCACCGGCATTGAAGTGAATCTCATTGAAGGCAGTGACGACGAACTCCTAGAACGGATCAGAACCGAGGGCGAAAATAGTCCCGCCGATGTCCTGATCACAGTAGACGTGGCCAGACTCTGGCGTGCCCAACAGGATGGTTTACTGCAACCCACAGAGTCCGAAGTGCTGACCAGTGCCATTCCCGAAAATCTGCGCAGTAGCGACAACACCTGGTTTGGTCTGACAAAACGGGCACGGATTATTGTGTACAACACCGAAACCGTTGATCCGGCTGAACTGTCCACCTACGAAGACCTTGCTGATCCGAAATGGGAAGGTCGGGTTTGTGTCCGCAGCTCCAGCAACACCTATAACCAGTCCCTCGTGGCTGCGAAAATTGTCGAAAAAGGTGCTGAAGCCACCGAAGAATGGGTACAAGGTTTAGTGGCGAACTTCGCCCGTGAGCCGGAAGGGAACGATACCGCCCAAATTCAAGCTGTCGCTTCTGGGGTTTGTGATGTCGCCCTGGTCAATAGCTACTATGTCGCCCGTCTGCGTGCCTCTGAAGATCCCCAAGATCAAGAAATCGTGGCAAATATTGGGGCATTTTTCCCGAACCAAAACGAAGGCGAAGGTGGCACCCACATCAACATCAGTGGGGCTGGCATTATCGCCAATGCACCGAACGTCGAAGCAGCCCAAGAATTTTTGGAGTTTATGGTGACCCCAGAAGCCCAGGAAATTTTCGCCAACAATAATAATGAATATCCCGTGGTGGATACCGTTGCCCCCAATGACGTGGTGGCCCAGTTTGGCGACTGGACAGCTTCGGATCTACCCCTCGAAAGTTTTGGTGAGCAAAATGCCGAAGCCGTCATGTTGATGGATCGCGCTGGTTGGAAATAG
- a CDS encoding S-layer homology domain-containing protein, producing the protein MQYSWQKFGLLGGLLVLLGGCAQLGNLEESLAPDPRLVEQQEQAAETDPPADSSLPTDFPAEIPLYPEATLIQAEDKTTVWAIADNVQSLEAFYRKAFGEAPWEIVASPTAATDNLLEIVARTSDLEVTLSLSEAASPTTNDSDQAVVGTTFVLSYRTLSTTGTNDPVPTDNANAELPTQVQDLVALQVFTAADFQADTVITRRQFARWLFKAHNAIYGDRQNQQIRRANASSKPIFTDVPASDPDFPFIQGLAEAGIIPSSLTNDTITTFRPDAPLTRESLIAWKVPLDRRQALPQTSLDNIAETWGFQDAAKIDTRALQALYVDFQNGDQANVRRVFGYTTLFQPQKTVTQQEVAIALWYFGYQGEGLSAATARGDRQTSNQSNQTTDTENNPPASQNP; encoded by the coding sequence GTGCAGTACAGTTGGCAGAAATTTGGACTTTTGGGTGGGTTATTGGTGCTCTTGGGGGGCTGTGCCCAGTTAGGCAATTTAGAGGAGAGTCTAGCTCCCGATCCGCGCCTCGTAGAACAACAGGAACAGGCTGCGGAAACCGACCCCCCAGCAGATTCGTCCTTACCGACTGATTTTCCGGCAGAAATTCCCCTCTATCCCGAAGCAACCCTCATTCAAGCAGAAGACAAGACCACCGTCTGGGCGATCGCCGATAATGTCCAGAGCCTCGAAGCCTTTTACCGTAAAGCCTTTGGCGAAGCTCCCTGGGAAATTGTCGCGTCCCCCACTGCCGCGACGGATAATCTCTTAGAAATTGTCGCCCGCACCAGCGACCTAGAAGTAACCCTGTCTTTGTCGGAAGCTGCTTCTCCCACTACCAATGACTCCGACCAGGCCGTCGTGGGCACCACCTTTGTCCTCAGTTACCGAACTTTAAGCACCACCGGGACTAACGATCCAGTACCGACCGATAACGCAAATGCGGAACTTCCTACCCAGGTGCAAGATCTCGTTGCCCTCCAGGTTTTTACCGCTGCGGATTTTCAGGCCGATACGGTGATCACCAGACGCCAATTTGCCCGCTGGCTTTTCAAAGCCCACAACGCGATCTATGGCGATCGCCAAAACCAACAAATTCGCCGCGCCAATGCCAGCAGTAAACCCATCTTCACCGATGTACCGGCCAGCGACCCCGACTTTCCGTTCATTCAAGGGTTGGCCGAAGCCGGAATTATTCCCTCAAGCCTCACCAACGACACCATTACCACCTTTCGCCCCGATGCCCCCCTCACCCGGGAAAGCCTGATCGCCTGGAAAGTGCCCCTTGACCGTCGCCAGGCTCTGCCCCAAACCAGCCTCGATAATATCGCCGAAACCTGGGGCTTTCAGGATGCCGCCAAAATTGACACCAGAGCCCTCCAAGCCCTCTACGTGGACTTTCAAAACGGTGACCAAGCCAATGTGCGGCGGGTATTTGGCTATACCACCCTCTTCCAACCCCAAAAAACGGTCACTCAACAGGAAGTGGCGATCGCCCTGTGGTATTTCGGCTACCAAGGCGAGGGTCTATCCGCTGCCACTGCCCGTGGCGATCGCCAAACCTCGAACCAAAGTAACCAAACCACTGATACAGAGAACAATCCTCCCGCTTCCCAAAACCCATAG
- a CDS encoding ferredoxin-thioredoxin reductase variable chain: protein MNVGDRIRVTASVIVYNHPQNRKKAFDLKGMEGTIETIIGRPITATLPIKVRFDPKYAAHLREEEIEVI from the coding sequence ATGAACGTTGGCGATCGCATCCGTGTTACGGCATCTGTCATTGTGTACAACCACCCCCAAAACCGGAAAAAAGCCTTTGATCTAAAAGGTATGGAAGGGACCATCGAAACGATTATCGGCCGCCCGATCACCGCAACGTTACCAATCAAAGTCCGGTTCGACCCGAAATATGCGGCCCACCTCCGGGAAGAGGAAATCGAAGTCATCTAA